The following are from one region of the Leucobacter sp. Psy1 genome:
- a CDS encoding cell wall metabolism sensor histidine kinase WalK, with amino-acid sequence MSPTILVLASVGLGVAVGALVTATILAARSAGRRRARMMSPELPEAAVTILHEIDTFAVILDASLSPVYVNPAARDERQVSGEELREPEFLRRARQVMSTGIADTREPNTEDPSNTVRVHIIKLAQRFLVVLAEDLGEEQRVNAMRRDFIANVSHELKTPIAAIGLLAEAVKEAADQPTTVRKFANSLMKESRRLGDLSRDIIHLSEAQSTLKPEDRERVDLRELVRTEVEAHRGYATASSVDLVVTEPRSPEREPVIQGKPSSLSVAVANLLSNAIQHSPDGGRVGVGMEVTRKQMVVTITDQGAGIPPEHLPRIFERFYRLDESRSREGGGTGLGLSIARHTMRAHGGDVDVWSQPGVGSSFTLTFPLLDEDPQRAKKRAKKKIKKAVEPAEPTRSSV; translated from the coding sequence ATGTCCCCGACCATTCTCGTGCTCGCGTCAGTCGGACTCGGCGTGGCCGTGGGGGCGCTCGTCACGGCGACGATCCTCGCGGCCCGCTCGGCTGGCCGTCGGCGCGCCCGCATGATGAGTCCGGAGCTGCCCGAGGCGGCAGTGACGATCCTGCACGAGATCGATACGTTCGCCGTGATCCTCGACGCGTCCCTGAGTCCGGTCTATGTCAATCCGGCGGCCCGCGACGAGCGCCAGGTCAGCGGGGAAGAGCTGCGCGAACCCGAGTTCCTGCGCCGCGCGCGGCAGGTGATGTCGACGGGGATCGCGGATACGCGCGAACCAAACACTGAAGACCCGTCGAACACCGTGCGGGTCCACATCATCAAGCTCGCCCAGCGATTCCTCGTCGTGCTCGCCGAGGACCTCGGCGAGGAGCAGCGGGTCAACGCAATGCGGCGGGACTTCATCGCGAACGTCAGCCACGAACTCAAGACGCCGATCGCGGCGATCGGCCTGCTCGCCGAAGCCGTGAAAGAAGCGGCCGATCAGCCGACCACGGTGCGGAAATTCGCGAACTCGCTCATGAAGGAGTCGAGGCGGCTCGGAGACCTCTCCCGCGACATCATCCACCTCTCGGAGGCGCAGTCGACACTGAAACCGGAGGACCGCGAGCGCGTCGATCTGCGAGAGCTCGTGCGCACGGAAGTCGAGGCGCATCGGGGGTACGCGACCGCGAGCAGCGTCGATCTCGTCGTCACCGAGCCCAGGTCGCCCGAACGCGAACCCGTCATCCAGGGCAAGCCCTCGTCTTTGTCGGTCGCGGTCGCGAACCTGCTGAGCAATGCGATCCAGCACTCGCCGGACGGCGGACGCGTGGGTGTCGGCATGGAGGTCACGCGCAAGCAGATGGTGGTGACCATCACGGATCAGGGCGCAGGCATTCCGCCGGAACACCTGCCCCGTATTTTCGAGCGGTTCTACCGCCTTGATGAGTCGCGGAGCCGGGAGGGCGGCGGCACCGGTCTCGGCCTCAGCATCGCACGGCACACCATGCGCGCGCACGGCGGCGACGTCGACGTGTGGTCGCAGCCCGGTGTGGGGTCGAGCTTCACGCTGACCTTCCCCCTCCTCGACGAGGATCCGCAGCGCGCCAAGAAGCGCGCCAAGAAGAAGATCAAGAAGGCCGTCGAACCGGCCGAACCGACACGGAGTTCCGTATGA
- a CDS encoding response regulator transcription factor — MTQRILLVEDEESISGPLAFLLEREGFEITVADTGPDAVRLFEESSYDLILLDLMLPGLPGTEVCRTIRAVSQVPIIMLTAKDSEVDIVVGLELGADDYITKPYSTRELLARVRAALRRSAAPADAEAAPSDSDGVLDELDVRLDTERHTVRVRGEEVAMPLREFQLLELLMRNSGRVLTRGQLIDLIWGSDYYGDTKTLDVHVKRIRSRIETDPKSPRILSTVRGVGYRFN; from the coding sequence ATGACGCAACGCATCCTGCTCGTCGAGGACGAGGAGTCCATCTCGGGTCCGCTCGCGTTCCTCCTGGAACGGGAGGGCTTCGAGATCACGGTCGCCGATACCGGCCCCGACGCCGTCAGGCTCTTCGAGGAGTCGTCGTACGACCTGATCCTGCTCGACCTGATGCTCCCCGGGCTGCCGGGGACCGAGGTGTGCCGCACCATCCGCGCGGTCTCGCAGGTGCCGATCATCATGCTGACCGCGAAGGACAGCGAGGTCGATATCGTCGTCGGTCTCGAGCTCGGCGCTGACGACTACATCACGAAGCCCTACTCGACCCGAGAACTCCTCGCCCGAGTGCGCGCAGCCCTCAGGCGAAGTGCGGCACCCGCGGATGCCGAGGCGGCTCCATCCGACAGCGACGGCGTGCTCGACGAGCTCGACGTGCGGCTCGATACCGAGCGCCACACCGTCCGCGTGCGCGGCGAGGAGGTCGCGATGCCACTCCGGGAGTTCCAGCTTCTGGAACTCCTGATGCGCAACTCGGGGAGGGTGCTCACCCGCGGACAGTTGATCGATCTCATCTGGGGCAGCGACTACTACGGCGACACGAAGACGCTGGACGTCCACGTGAAGCGCATCCGCTCCCGCATCGAGACGGACCCGAAATCCCCCCGCATTCTGTCCACCGTGAGAGGTGTGGGGTACCGCTTCAACTGA